A stretch of Ectothiorhodospiraceae bacterium BW-2 DNA encodes these proteins:
- a CDS encoding acyl carrier protein: MEAKVRDFLGQFVSDPEVDGDHDLFASGMVNSLFAMQLVLFVEKEYGIVVANEDLDYENFKSVNAIVNFIGEKG; the protein is encoded by the coding sequence ATTGAAGCGAAGGTGCGTGACTTTTTAGGTCAATTTGTTAGCGATCCAGAGGTCGATGGCGACCACGATCTGTTTGCCTCGGGGATGGTCAATTCGCTGTTTGCGATGCAGTTGGTGCTGTTTGTTGAAAAGGAGTACGGCATTGTGGTCGCTAATGAGGATCTCGACTACGAAAATTTTAAGTCGGTTAACGCAATTGTGAACTTTATTGGTGAAAAGGGTTAA
- a CDS encoding SAM-dependent methyltransferase — protein MMADFLDAHQRHWDDAELLFNATCWANADHLYGLSAECGLKRLMERFGMVVDMSTGTPKNHADRVHIMEHRRQENAWDRYESYRHGKNAVAYALPAQNPFQDWDISQRYAHRTNFTQEIAEAHRDGAKSVHHLITIAVLEGILS, from the coding sequence ATGATGGCTGATTTTTTAGATGCACACCAAAGGCATTGGGACGATGCTGAGCTGCTTTTCAACGCAACTTGCTGGGCCAATGCCGATCATCTTTACGGCTTGTCGGCGGAGTGTGGTTTGAAAAGACTGATGGAGCGATTCGGCATGGTGGTCGATATGTCCACCGGTACCCCCAAGAACCATGCGGATAGGGTGCATATAATGGAACATCGTAGGCAGGAAAATGCATGGGATCGCTATGAATCTTACCGCCACGGAAAAAATGCGGTCGCGTACGCCCTACCTGCTCAAAATCCTTTTCAAGATTGGGACATTTCCCAGCGCTATGCGCATCGAACAAATTTCACGCAAGAGATTGCTGAAGCCCACAGAGATGGGGCCAAATCAGTACACCATCTGATAACCATAGCCGTTTTAGAGGGCATTCTCTCATGA
- a CDS encoding peptidylprolyl isomerase, giving the protein MSICANKVVTFNYTLTDDSGEIIDRSTEGEFAYLHGAGNIVPGLEQALEGRSQGENFSVAIEPELAYGERNESMVETVKRTMFEEEESIEPGMQFHAQSGDGRTIVITVVSANDDEVVIDGNHPLAGVRLNFDVAIIDVRDATAEELDHGHVH; this is encoded by the coding sequence ATGTCTATTTGTGCCAATAAAGTTGTTACCTTCAACTACACCCTCACCGATGATAGCGGCGAGATTATTGATCGCTCGACAGAGGGGGAGTTTGCCTATCTCCACGGTGCGGGCAATATCGTGCCGGGGCTGGAGCAGGCGCTGGAGGGGCGTAGTCAGGGGGAGAACTTTAGCGTGGCTATCGAGCCGGAGTTGGCTTATGGTGAACGCAATGAGTCGATGGTGGAGACGGTTAAACGCACCATGTTTGAAGAGGAGGAGTCGATCGAGCCCGGCATGCAGTTTCATGCTCAGTCGGGTGATGGCCGGACAATTGTGATTACCGTTGTCTCAGCTAACGATGATGAAGTGGTCATCGATGGTAACCACCCTCTCGCCGGTGTGCGGCTCAATTTCGATGTCGCGATTATTGATGTGCGTGATGCTACCGCAGAAGAGCTCGACCATGGTCATGTTCACTAA
- the rlmD gene encoding 23S rRNA (uracil(1939)-C(5))-methyltransferase RlmD: protein MARKRARQRLQQLDPVRVTIDSLSHDGRGVATVEGKKIFVEDALPQEQVTFRYVESRRSYDVGRAEAILTASPQRVEPRCSAFGRCGGCVLQHLKPAAQIDFKQQQLLSNLTRIGKVAAVEVAPPLLGPQWGYRHKARLGVRYVKARERVMIGFRERRSSFIADIDHCPVLHPSVAEQLPALAELIGSLDSFDRIAQLEVAVDESQTALVVRHLDPLSERDLQRLTDYAISHSLALYLQPKGPDSMTPLWPQTVVLKYQLPQFGVSYQFEPSDFTQVNPAINRLMVTQALDWLELQPQQRVLDLFCGLGNFTLALATQVAEVVGVEGSELLVERARENSALNRLDNVTFYAADLGGDNLAQQPWWQQRFDKVLLDPSRSGADRVLPHLAAMGVTTLLYVSCNPATLARDAGELVNRFGYRLQRVGVLDMFPHTAHVESMALFVKV from the coding sequence ATGGCACGAAAACGGGCTAGACAGCGGCTGCAGCAGCTCGATCCGGTGCGGGTGACTATCGACTCGCTCTCGCACGATGGGCGCGGGGTGGCGACTGTCGAGGGGAAAAAGATCTTTGTCGAAGATGCGCTACCGCAGGAGCAGGTCACTTTTCGTTATGTTGAGAGTCGGCGCAGTTACGATGTCGGGCGGGCAGAGGCGATTCTCACCGCTTCGCCACAGCGAGTTGAGCCGCGCTGTAGCGCCTTCGGTCGTTGTGGCGGTTGTGTGCTACAGCACCTTAAACCGGCAGCGCAGATCGACTTTAAACAGCAGCAGTTATTGAGTAATTTAACCCGTATCGGCAAGGTGGCGGCGGTTGAAGTGGCCCCCCCCCTACTAGGACCGCAGTGGGGCTATCGCCACAAGGCGCGATTAGGGGTGCGCTATGTGAAGGCGCGTGAGCGGGTGATGATAGGTTTTCGGGAGCGGCGCAGCAGCTTTATTGCCGACATTGACCACTGTCCGGTACTCCATCCATCAGTTGCAGAGCAGCTACCGGCACTGGCTGAGCTGATCGGCTCACTCGATAGCTTTGACCGCATTGCCCAGCTAGAGGTGGCGGTCGATGAGAGCCAAACGGCGCTAGTGGTGCGCCATCTCGACCCGCTCTCTGAGCGCGATCTACAGCGTCTGACCGACTATGCCATATCGCACTCGTTGGCCCTCTATCTGCAACCGAAAGGGCCAGATAGCATGACGCCACTCTGGCCACAAACGGTAGTCTTAAAGTATCAGCTACCCCAATTTGGGGTGAGCTACCAGTTTGAACCCTCCGACTTTACCCAAGTTAACCCGGCGATTAACCGTTTAATGGTGACCCAGGCGCTCGACTGGCTAGAGCTGCAACCGCAGCAGCGGGTATTAGATCTCTTCTGTGGTCTAGGTAACTTTACGCTGGCGCTAGCGACTCAAGTGGCTGAGGTGGTCGGAGTGGAGGGGAGTGAGTTACTGGTTGAGCGGGCGAGAGAGAATAGCGCCCTCAATCGGCTCGATAATGTGACCTTTTACGCGGCCGATTTAGGTGGCGATAATTTAGCCCAGCAGCCGTGGTGGCAGCAGCGATTTGACAAGGTGTTGCTCGATCCCTCACGCAGTGGTGCCGATAGGGTATTGCCCCATTTGGCTGCGATGGGGGTGACGACCCTACTCTATGTCTCTTGTAATCCGGCGACGCTGGCTAGAGATGCCGGTGAGTTGGTGAATCGGTTTGGCTATCGATTGCAACGGGTTGGGGTATTAGATATGTTTCCCCATACCGCCCATGTTGAGTCGATGGCGCTGTTTGTTAAAGTTTAG
- a CDS encoding acyl-CoA dehydrogenase, translating to MDMALTEQQRASQQAFRQWVETHVEPVADEHDSAQRTPQSMIDAMAAEGYLGALIDSEYGGGSMDAVSWGLLCEEFGRGSASLLSLLTVHGMVLQSIAKWGTEAQKANWLPKLASGAAVGAFGLTEPNVGSDAKSIESVAVEQADGSFLLNAEKRWISFGDSANLILIIAKVDDKPAAFLVQSNMAGFSREPITGMLGFRAANIAKLVMKDVVVPAENLLGRVGFGFSHIANTALDHGRYCVGWGCVGLAQAALDASMAYAGERRQFGEALNKHQLIQQLLADMVVDIKAARMLNYHAAYLKDIGEPSLIMETSMAKYFASRVAVKATDSAVQIHGANGCSSDYPVQRFYRDAKIMEIIEGSNQMQQIIIAKSGYQQHLVAKRAARRAKQPQE from the coding sequence ATGGATATGGCATTAACTGAACAGCAGCGGGCTTCGCAACAGGCCTTTCGACAGTGGGTAGAGACCCATGTCGAACCGGTGGCCGATGAGCACGATAGCGCCCAGCGTACCCCCCAGTCGATGATCGATGCGATGGCGGCTGAGGGTTACCTTGGCGCGTTGATCGATAGCGAGTATGGCGGTGGCTCAATGGATGCGGTGAGCTGGGGGCTGCTGTGTGAAGAGTTTGGTCGCGGTAGCGCTTCGCTACTGAGTCTGTTAACCGTTCACGGCATGGTACTACAGTCGATTGCAAAGTGGGGTACCGAGGCGCAAAAGGCGAACTGGCTGCCTAAACTGGCTAGCGGTGCGGCGGTTGGCGCTTTTGGCCTGACCGAGCCGAATGTCGGTAGCGACGCAAAGAGCATCGAGAGTGTCGCCGTAGAGCAGGCGGATGGCTCGTTTCTGTTAAATGCCGAAAAGCGCTGGATTTCGTTTGGAGATTCGGCCAATCTGATTTTAATCATTGCCAAAGTTGATGATAAACCGGCCGCGTTTCTAGTCCAGAGCAACATGGCCGGGTTTAGTCGCGAACCGATTACCGGTATGCTCGGTTTTCGCGCGGCGAATATTGCTAAACTGGTGATGAAAGATGTGGTAGTGCCGGCTGAGAATCTGCTCGGACGGGTCGGCTTTGGCTTTAGCCATATCGCCAATACTGCGCTAGATCATGGCCGCTACTGTGTCGGCTGGGGCTGTGTCGGCTTAGCTCAGGCGGCGCTTGATGCCTCAATGGCCTACGCCGGTGAGAGGCGTCAGTTCGGTGAGGCGCTCAATAAACATCAGCTAATTCAGCAGCTTTTGGCCGATATGGTGGTTGATATTAAAGCGGCTAGAATGCTTAATTACCATGCCGCCTACCTAAAAGATATTGGCGAGCCATCGCTGATTATGGAGACCTCCATGGCCAAATATTTTGCCTCCCGCGTCGCGGTCAAAGCGACCGATAGTGCGGTGCAGATTCATGGCGCTAATGGCTGCTCTAGCGACTACCCGGTGCAGCGCTTCTATCGCGATGCCAAAATTATGGAAATTATTGAAGGGAGTAACCAGATGCAGCAGATTATTATCGCCAAATCGGGTTATCAGCAACATCTAGTGGCCAAGCGGGCGGCGCGACGGGCGAAACAGCCACAGGAGTAA
- a CDS encoding toxin, with translation MDAIFVELPPFERYRQRYMTDEAFRRLQLELLHNPVAGDVIQGTGGLRKARFGDVERGKGKRGGIRIIYYWWTEGKQFWLFTLYTKGEVSDLSAKERELLSGLLRAERKARQV, from the coding sequence ATGGACGCTATTTTTGTTGAACTCCCCCCATTCGAACGCTACAGACAACGCTACATGACTGATGAAGCTTTTAGGCGGTTACAGCTGGAGTTACTTCATAATCCTGTAGCTGGTGATGTTATTCAGGGAACAGGAGGATTACGCAAAGCCCGATTTGGCGATGTGGAACGCGGGAAAGGAAAGCGCGGTGGGATCCGTATCATTTACTACTGGTGGACTGAAGGAAAACAGTTTTGGCTTTTCACCCTCTATACTAAAGGGGAAGTTTCCGATCTTTCTGCGAAAGAAAGGGAGTTGTTATCCGGGCTTTTAAGGGCAGAACGCAAGGCGCGACAGGTATGA
- a CDS encoding ParA family protein, with translation MSTFDQILPSVRDVLSSFNGDLKKLGPIIINRDLNGRVRMVLEEVQHGKAKTAALINAIVRALVERLGVHGFPVERMVLFESSLEAVKRGAPSFPLEGFADVTVVDRLASETDWAKITPISSGAPRIVFFSIKGGVGRSTASAVAAWSLAQSGKRVMVMDLDLESPGISSSLLPDERRPTYGITDWLVEDLVENGAMVFDSMVARSDLSYDEEIYIVPAHGRDPGEYVAKLGRVWMPKIDEKGSQEPWFRRLSRLLLELETHWQPDVILIDSRAGIDEVASACITDLGAKGVLLFSIDGEQTWSGYSILFRHWRQTGVVREIRERLQLVGSMIPEVNGAEYFDGLREQSWTAFAEELYDEVPAGELADIYFSFDQTDENAPHYPWPIRWHRGFAAIQSLHSRFRRLDEGELTAIFGPLITGVHAIVGVTGERHE, from the coding sequence ATGAGCACTTTCGATCAAATATTGCCATCGGTTCGAGATGTGTTGAGTTCTTTCAATGGAGATTTGAAAAAACTGGGGCCGATAATCATCAACCGAGACCTGAATGGCCGTGTTCGTATGGTGCTTGAAGAAGTACAACACGGCAAAGCAAAAACCGCCGCTTTGATCAATGCTATCGTTCGGGCGCTGGTGGAACGACTCGGTGTACACGGTTTTCCCGTGGAACGCATGGTGCTTTTCGAATCCTCGCTGGAGGCCGTGAAGCGAGGGGCACCGTCTTTTCCATTAGAAGGTTTCGCCGATGTCACCGTTGTTGATCGTCTGGCCAGCGAGACCGATTGGGCCAAGATCACACCGATCTCTTCTGGTGCGCCGCGCATCGTGTTCTTTTCCATTAAGGGCGGAGTTGGTCGTTCCACTGCGTCAGCGGTCGCAGCGTGGTCGCTGGCTCAGTCTGGGAAGCGCGTCATGGTCATGGATCTCGACTTGGAATCGCCCGGCATCTCCAGTTCCCTGTTACCCGATGAACGCCGCCCTACCTATGGCATCACAGACTGGCTGGTGGAAGACTTGGTGGAAAATGGGGCGATGGTGTTTGATAGCATGGTTGCTAGGAGTGATCTCTCCTATGACGAGGAAATCTATATTGTGCCCGCTCATGGGCGTGATCCGGGCGAATATGTCGCCAAGCTTGGAAGGGTTTGGATGCCCAAAATTGATGAGAAAGGATCACAGGAACCTTGGTTCAGACGCTTGAGCCGACTGTTGCTCGAATTGGAAACGCACTGGCAGCCAGATGTGATCCTTATCGATTCACGCGCCGGCATTGACGAAGTCGCTTCGGCCTGCATCACTGATCTGGGTGCTAAAGGAGTGCTCCTGTTTTCGATTGATGGTGAGCAGACATGGTCGGGTTACAGCATATTGTTTCGGCATTGGCGTCAGACCGGTGTTGTGCGTGAGATTCGCGAACGCTTGCAGTTGGTCGGCTCAATGATTCCAGAGGTAAACGGAGCAGAATATTTCGATGGCTTGCGCGAGCAGTCGTGGACGGCCTTCGCCGAAGAACTTTATGACGAAGTTCCTGCTGGGGAGCTTGCAGATATCTATTTCAGTTTCGACCAGACCGATGAAAACGCACCGCACTACCCTTGGCCGATTCGTTGGCATAGAGGGTTTGCGGCGATTCAATCCCTCCATTCCCGCTTTCGGCGTCTCGATGAAGGTGAGTTGACGGCGATCTTCGGTCCTCTGATCACAGGAGTACATGCAATCGTCGGAGTCACGGGAGAACGTCATGAATGA
- a CDS encoding bifunctional (p)ppGpp synthetase/guanosine-3',5'-bis(diphosphate) 3'-pyrophosphohydrolase, giving the protein MPDIMLLLTCLSYELGKTNQRRLVRIAEAMLSMTGRVTMLGLSRSVYRLLIEERLRQEGLEATVTGREKHLYSIYQKMRDKHLSFKEVTDLFGVRIIVPRVDACYRALGMVHNLFKPVPGRFKDYIAIPKINGYQSLHTSLQSSYGFPIDVQIRTIEMEREAEHGIASHWLYKSDEESSIHVTESRVREWMQKLLEMQQSAGDPLEFLESVKLDLFPDEVYVFTPKGEITALPRGATAVDFAYSVHTDIGNHCIAARVDGRPAPLHIALHNGQRVEIITDTNAQPNPSWLQFVATAKARTSIRNYLKNIKTNEAIELGRRMLDTALKSLHHTLAELEQAELITPRLSKWQLQSSDELFAEIGFGNHLAPLIARELLQQHDAEQSVAEAKSTLAIRGTEGSIVTYAKCCRPIPGDPIFGYFTSGRGVVIHTCNCNNLATYQKHPQKWVDVTWDSMHDNTLFLADLRVSVSNQRGVLATVAATGLVHRFVRPPSLAQA; this is encoded by the coding sequence ATGCCAGACATTATGTTACTTTTAACCTGTTTAAGCTACGAGTTAGGAAAAACAAATCAGCGTCGTTTAGTTCGAATCGCTGAAGCGATGCTGTCGATGACAGGCCGAGTCACCATGTTGGGACTTTCCCGTTCAGTCTATCGCTTATTAATAGAGGAGCGGCTGCGCCAAGAGGGGCTAGAGGCAACCGTCACCGGTCGGGAGAAGCACCTCTACAGCATCTACCAAAAGATGCGCGATAAACACCTCTCGTTTAAAGAGGTGACTGATCTCTTCGGCGTCAGAATTATTGTCCCCCGGGTCGATGCCTGCTATCGAGCACTCGGCATGGTGCATAACCTGTTTAAACCGGTGCCGGGGCGGTTTAAAGACTATATCGCTATTCCCAAAATTAACGGCTACCAATCGCTGCATACCTCTTTGCAAAGTAGCTACGGCTTTCCGATCGATGTTCAAATTCGCACCATTGAGATGGAACGCGAAGCGGAGCACGGTATCGCCTCCCACTGGCTCTATAAATCGGATGAGGAGAGTAGCATTCATGTCACCGAATCGAGAGTGCGGGAGTGGATGCAGAAGCTGCTGGAGATGCAGCAGAGCGCCGGCGATCCGCTTGAGTTTCTGGAGAGCGTTAAGCTCGATCTCTTCCCGGATGAGGTCTATGTCTTTACCCCCAAAGGGGAGATTACCGCGCTGCCACGCGGCGCCACCGCGGTCGACTTTGCCTACAGCGTCCATACCGATATCGGTAACCACTGTATCGCCGCCCGGGTCGATGGTCGCCCTGCCCCGCTCCATATTGCGCTGCACAACGGCCAGCGGGTCGAGATTATTACCGATACCAATGCCCAGCCTAACCCTTCGTGGCTACAGTTTGTCGCCACAGCCAAGGCGCGCACCAGTATCCGAAACTACTTAAAAAATATAAAAACCAATGAGGCGATAGAGCTGGGTCGGCGTATGCTCGATACCGCACTTAAAAGTCTGCACCACACCCTTGCCGAATTAGAACAGGCAGAGTTAATTACACCGCGACTGTCGAAGTGGCAGCTACAGAGTAGCGACGAGCTCTTCGCTGAAATCGGCTTTGGTAACCACCTTGCCCCGCTCATCGCCCGCGAACTGCTGCAGCAGCACGATGCTGAGCAGTCGGTCGCCGAGGCTAAAAGTACGTTGGCGATTCGCGGTACCGAAGGGAGTATCGTCACCTACGCTAAGTGCTGCCGCCCGATTCCGGGAGATCCCATCTTTGGCTACTTCACCTCCGGGCGCGGTGTAGTGATCCACACTTGTAACTGTAATAATCTCGCGACCTACCAAAAACATCCGCAAAAATGGGTCGATGTCACCTGGGATTCGATGCACGATAACACCCTGTTTCTGGCCGATCTGCGCGTTAGCGTCTCCAATCAGCGCGGGGTGCTGGCCACGGTTGCCGCGACCGGCCTTGTTCATCGTTTCGTCAGGCCGCCATCGCTAGCACAGGCTTAG
- a CDS encoding HAD-IIIC family phosphatase, producing the protein MAKEHKIKCLVWDLDHTLWHGVLLEDSEVELNLEAVALLKTLDERGILHSIASKNDPAVALAKLKELQLEHYFLYPQIGWGTKSEAISAIAKSINIGLDTIAFIDDQPFEREEVGFVHPQVTLLDAADITRVADMSVMIPRFITDDSRQRRQMYQSDIARKEVEERFDGPQDAFLATLEMVLTIAPAEEGDLKRAEELTQRTNQLNTTAYTYDYDELAHFAASDDHLLLVAGLDDKYGSYGKIGLTLIEKGEGVWTIKLLLMSCRVMSRGVGGVMISYLRNLAREAGVELQAEFVENDRNRMMYMTYKFNHFSELERRDNWVLFENDLSREQAYPAYMRLNLS; encoded by the coding sequence ATGGCTAAGGAGCATAAAATCAAGTGTCTGGTCTGGGATCTCGACCACACTCTCTGGCATGGCGTGCTGCTCGAAGATAGTGAGGTCGAGCTCAATCTGGAGGCGGTGGCGCTGTTAAAAACGCTGGATGAGCGTGGGATTCTCCACTCCATCGCCAGTAAAAATGATCCGGCAGTGGCGCTAGCCAAGCTAAAAGAGCTACAGCTAGAGCACTACTTTCTCTACCCCCAAATTGGCTGGGGCACCAAATCGGAGGCGATTAGCGCCATCGCCAAGTCGATTAATATCGGTCTCGATACCATCGCCTTTATCGATGATCAGCCGTTTGAGCGCGAGGAGGTCGGTTTTGTTCACCCCCAAGTGACACTGCTCGATGCGGCCGATATCACACGGGTGGCCGATATGTCGGTGATGATTCCGCGCTTTATCACCGATGACTCGCGCCAAAGGCGGCAGATGTACCAGAGCGATATCGCCCGTAAGGAGGTTGAAGAGCGGTTCGACGGCCCGCAAGATGCCTTTTTAGCCACACTAGAGATGGTGCTGACGATCGCCCCAGCCGAAGAGGGCGATCTGAAACGGGCCGAGGAGCTGACCCAACGCACCAACCAACTCAATACCACCGCCTACACCTACGACTATGACGAGCTAGCCCACTTTGCCGCCTCTGATGATCATCTCCTGCTAGTTGCCGGACTCGATGATAAGTATGGCAGCTATGGCAAAATCGGCCTAACTCTCATCGAGAAGGGGGAGGGGGTGTGGACGATTAAGCTGCTGCTGATGTCGTGCCGAGTGATGAGTCGCGGGGTCGGTGGGGTGATGATTAGCTATCTGCGCAATCTAGCCCGCGAAGCGGGGGTAGAGCTACAGGCAGAGTTTGTCGAAAATGATCGTAACCGCATGATGTATATGACCTATAAATTCAATCATTTTAGTGAATTAGAGCGGCGCGATAACTGGGTGCTGTTTGAGAATGATCTTAGCCGAGAGCAGGCCTATCCGGCCTATATGAGACTCAATTTAAGCTAA
- a CDS encoding transcriptional regulator gives MSRNLFDELVEGFDALKQARDGKTTLRTHAVETSMDKSLELGADELIRVRKKLHLSQAIFAHYLKINKRTLENWEQGRTKPNAQAAVLIRLVDQYPDTLERIDSCS, from the coding sequence ATGAGTAGAAATTTATTCGACGAGCTAGTAGAAGGGTTTGATGCACTCAAACAAGCAAGGGATGGCAAGACGACACTCAGAACCCATGCGGTAGAGACATCAATGGATAAGTCTTTAGAGCTAGGGGCAGATGAGTTAATCCGGGTACGAAAGAAGCTGCACCTATCACAGGCTATATTTGCCCACTATCTTAAAATTAACAAACGCACGCTGGAAAACTGGGAGCAAGGCCGGACGAAACCCAATGCTCAAGCTGCTGTTTTGATTCGTTTAGTTGATCAATATCCGGACACGCTGGAAAGAATTGATAGCTGCTCTTAG
- a CDS encoding type II toxin-antitoxin system RelE/ParE family toxin encodes MYTIKQTPEFIRWFTTIKDGMTRRRLATRLRKASLGNLGDTKPLGEGLFEMREFFGPGWRLYYTIRNGVMVIMIGGGDKSSQISDIAKAKALLRQLED; translated from the coding sequence ATGTACACCATTAAACAGACTCCGGAATTTATCCGCTGGTTTACCACCATTAAAGACGGCATGACACGCAGAAGATTAGCCACCCGACTGCGTAAAGCCTCTTTGGGAAATTTGGGTGATACCAAACCGTTAGGTGAGGGACTTTTTGAGATGCGCGAATTTTTTGGCCCTGGCTGGCGGCTCTACTACACCATACGAAATGGTGTCATGGTGATTATGATAGGCGGCGGCGATAAATCGAGCCAAATTTCCGATATTGCCAAAGCTAAAGCATTACTGCGTCAACTTGAGGATTAG
- the cysM gene encoding cysteine synthase CysM — translation MVPNLPTIERFIGNTPLVRLQRLANDLPATVLLKLEGNNPAGSVKDRPALSMINRAEARGEIQPGDTLIEATSGNTGIALAMAAAIKGYKMVLVMPENMSLERRASMKAYGAELVLVSQEASMEGARDLAQQLEDEGRGKVLDQFGNFDNPQAHYETTGPEIWRDSAGRVTHFVSAMGTTGTIMGTSRYLKEQNSAIEIIGVQPQEGASIPGIRRWPPAYLPSIFEASRVDKIVDVSQQAAETLTLRLATEEGIFCGISSGGALAAALQIAREAEPESVIVSIVCDRGDRYLSTGLFSS, via the coding sequence ATGGTGCCTAATTTACCCACTATTGAGCGCTTTATCGGCAACACCCCGCTGGTTAGGCTGCAACGGCTGGCGAACGATCTGCCCGCTACGGTACTGCTGAAGCTGGAAGGGAATAATCCGGCAGGTTCAGTCAAAGATAGGCCCGCGCTGAGTATGATTAACCGCGCCGAGGCGCGGGGGGAGATTCAGCCCGGTGATACCTTAATCGAAGCGACCTCTGGTAATACCGGGATTGCGCTAGCGATGGCGGCGGCGATTAAGGGGTATAAGATGGTATTGGTGATGCCGGAGAATATGAGCCTTGAGCGTCGTGCTTCAATGAAGGCATACGGTGCCGAGCTGGTATTGGTCTCGCAGGAGGCGAGTATGGAGGGGGCACGAGATTTAGCGCAGCAGCTAGAGGATGAGGGGCGGGGTAAGGTGCTAGATCAGTTCGGTAATTTTGATAACCCCCAAGCCCATTATGAGACCACTGGCCCCGAAATTTGGCGCGATAGCGCCGGTCGCGTGACCCACTTTGTCAGCGCGATGGGAACCACCGGCACGATTATGGGTACCTCACGCTATCTAAAGGAGCAAAATAGCGCGATTGAGATTATCGGCGTGCAGCCGCAGGAGGGGGCGTCGATTCCCGGTATTCGTCGCTGGCCGCCGGCCTATTTGCCATCGATCTTTGAGGCCTCAAGAGTCGATAAAATCGTAGATGTATCGCAACAGGCGGCGGAGACGCTAACTCTCCGTCTGGCGACAGAGGAGGGTATCTTTTGTGGTATCTCTTCCGGTGGGGCGCTAGCTGCGGCGCTACAGATTGCACGAGAGGCGGAGCCTGAGAGTGTGATAGTCTCTATCGTCTGTGATCGAGGCGATCGCTACCTCTCGACGGGTCTCTTTTCGAGCTAA
- a CDS encoding putative addiction module antidote protein, which translates to MKIADLPEFDMTEHLEDEQAIAEYLTIVLEEDDPALLAAAIGDIARARGMSDIASRSGITREALYKALRPNAKPRFETINRVCHALGVKLVAQANKPQTLDSI; encoded by the coding sequence ATGAAAATAGCCGATTTACCTGAGTTTGATATGACCGAACATCTGGAAGATGAGCAGGCGATTGCCGAATATCTGACCATCGTGCTGGAAGAGGATGATCCTGCACTCTTAGCCGCCGCCATTGGCGACATTGCGCGTGCACGGGGGATGAGCGACATTGCCAGCCGTAGCGGCATCACCCGTGAAGCACTCTATAAAGCCCTGCGCCCAAACGCCAAACCACGATTTGAGACGATTAACCGTGTCTGTCACGCATTAGGCGTTAAGTTGGTGGCGCAAGCGAATAAACCACAAACGCTCGATAGTATTTAG